In Luteolibacter sp. Y139, a genomic segment contains:
- a CDS encoding DUF3800 domain-containing protein: protein MMFFLDESGINESHAPCEVLCGVAVHEATLWNLVERIHHLELEHFGTTLSAVDVEYKGKVLLKNKRFDLAAQKGPIEKNRRRDLARTLLTESHAQKLNGITRPPKGDELTAYSQAVLAFVTRLLKECQRFNLKAFGAIVARGAPKPLTSRFLRKDYRYLFERFSKHVESQEDDQQGVLVFDESETRQSQRLLNEIRDYCRETMAGHRLTGRIIPLPFFVHSHLTPVIQVADICAYIISWGVRVGRMKEPAREELAPLARLVRALEWKQESPGEIKPWVDYGLFYLESLKDRRDREEADAGEDEPDLQVQKKEEEETESPPPLRRQSDRSPMPPGQLSLPGFDPSNSNQPKKIRRSHRFDH from the coding sequence ATGATGTTTTTCCTCGATGAAAGCGGAATCAACGAGTCTCACGCCCCATGTGAAGTGCTGTGCGGGGTCGCTGTTCACGAGGCAACGCTGTGGAATTTGGTGGAACGCATTCACCATCTTGAGCTGGAGCACTTCGGCACCACCCTAAGCGCGGTCGATGTGGAGTATAAAGGGAAGGTTCTTCTCAAAAACAAGCGCTTCGATCTTGCCGCACAAAAGGGGCCCATCGAGAAAAACCGCCGCCGCGATCTTGCAAGAACACTTCTCACCGAAAGCCACGCCCAGAAGCTAAATGGGATCACGCGCCCCCCAAAGGGCGACGAATTGACGGCCTATTCACAGGCCGTCTTGGCTTTTGTCACCCGCCTGCTGAAAGAGTGTCAAAGGTTCAATTTGAAGGCTTTCGGCGCAATCGTCGCAAGAGGTGCTCCGAAACCGTTGACCTCTCGCTTTCTCCGAAAGGACTATCGTTATCTGTTCGAGCGGTTCAGCAAGCACGTGGAGAGTCAGGAGGACGACCAGCAGGGCGTGTTGGTTTTCGATGAATCCGAGACCAGGCAGTCCCAGCGGCTGCTCAACGAGATCCGCGACTACTGCCGCGAAACGATGGCAGGGCACCGGCTCACGGGTCGAATCATTCCGCTTCCATTCTTCGTGCATAGCCACCTGACCCCGGTCATTCAGGTAGCTGACATTTGCGCTTACATCATCAGCTGGGGCGTGCGCGTCGGCAGAATGAAGGAGCCAGCGCGAGAAGAGCTCGCGCCTCTTGCGAGGCTTGTCCGTGCCCTAGAATGGAAGCAAGAGTCGCCCGGGGAAATAAAGCCGTGGGTCGATTATGGCTTGTTCTATCTTGAGTCCCTGAAGGACCGCCGAGATCGGGAGGAGGCCGATGCTGGAGAGGATGAACCAGACCTGCAGGTTCAGAAAAAAGAGGAGGAGGAGACCGAGTCTCCTCCTCCGTTGAGAAGGCAAAGCGATCGCTCACCAATGCCTCCGGGGCAACTCTCGCTTCCGGGATTCGATCCGTCAAATTCAAATCAGCCCAAGAAAATACGTAGAAGCCATCGATTTGACCATTAG
- a CDS encoding helix-turn-helix transcriptional regulator, giving the protein MPKASSSNVIAALRYHIHGALKQENRKLTQSDFARLIGRTAATIKSIESGRLALSDDLAKRISQVTGVSLPWLLKGDSSQPIRARDGKPYALAHLERAQFELRDRKEGKAPFGIKRAVIATQGETVADLVRELSKRFARHPDGEFRMWKLQQAVKRVDEEFAALP; this is encoded by the coding sequence ATGCCCAAAGCATCATCGTCAAATGTCATCGCCGCGCTTCGCTACCACATTCATGGGGCCCTGAAGCAAGAGAACCGCAAACTTACCCAGTCAGACTTCGCGCGCCTTATTGGAAGAACGGCGGCGACGATCAAGAGCATCGAGTCAGGACGCCTTGCGCTCTCCGATGATCTAGCGAAGAGGATCTCCCAAGTGACGGGCGTATCTCTACCATGGCTCCTCAAGGGCGACTCCTCTCAGCCAATTCGCGCCAGAGACGGGAAGCCATATGCCCTCGCTCATCTAGAACGGGCACAATTCGAGTTGCGGGACCGGAAAGAAGGCAAGGCCCCATTTGGCATTAAGCGCGCGGTAATCGCGACACAAGGCGAGACGGTGGCCGATCTGGTGCGAGAGCTTTCAAAGCGCTTTGCCCGCCATCCGGACGGCGAATTCCGGATGTGGAAGCTCCAGCAAGCGGTGAAGCGGGTGGACGAAGAATTTGCTGCTCTCCCTTAG
- a CDS encoding arylsulfatase, producing the protein MKPAILAWLFAALTATAAEKPNLLIILADDMGWSDLGCQGSEIATPNIDRLATEGMKFRQFYNAARCCPSRAALLTGLYPHQAGMGEMVVEKPGTEKGPYQGYLNGTCTTLAEALKPAGYHSYLSGKWHVGEFRPQWPIDRGFEHSYGLISGAMNYYDLRIDKTKEGERRFARDGENIVPPADGRYITREFTKEATGFLDGHRQEHPGEPWFLYLAYTAPHWPLHAPEEIIRKHEAAYRDGWQPIREARHRHQIELGLLPAGTPLSPPDGADWQSLPVEKRAEMSHKMAVYAAMIEVLDTQVGVLLDNLAKAGELDKTVIAFLSDNGACAEGGLLGQNFRPDLTGEIGTVNSYHNYGQSWANASNTPFRLHKSFTHEGGIHTPLLIRWPSTIKACSSSDAVGHVIDIMPTFCEIAGAKPPAGIAGKSLLPVLKGGTGEPRTLGWEHFGAAAWRDGNWKLVRKDKKSPWELYDLAKDPCELKDLTESEKDKAAAMTAAWEKWAKEVGVR; encoded by the coding sequence ATGAAACCCGCGATTCTCGCCTGGCTGTTCGCCGCCCTGACCGCTACCGCCGCGGAGAAGCCGAATCTGCTGATCATTCTGGCCGATGATATGGGCTGGTCGGACCTCGGTTGCCAGGGCTCGGAAATCGCAACGCCGAATATCGACCGACTCGCCACAGAGGGGATGAAGTTCCGGCAGTTCTACAATGCCGCCCGCTGCTGCCCGAGTCGCGCCGCGCTGCTGACCGGCCTCTACCCCCATCAGGCCGGCATGGGCGAAATGGTCGTCGAGAAACCGGGGACCGAAAAGGGCCCGTATCAAGGCTACCTGAACGGCACCTGCACCACGCTGGCGGAGGCGCTCAAGCCCGCCGGCTACCACAGCTACCTTTCCGGCAAGTGGCACGTCGGCGAGTTCCGCCCGCAATGGCCGATCGATCGCGGCTTCGAGCACTCCTACGGTCTCATCTCCGGGGCGATGAACTACTACGACCTTCGTATCGACAAGACCAAGGAGGGCGAGCGCAGGTTCGCCCGCGATGGGGAAAACATCGTCCCACCCGCCGACGGCCGCTACATCACCCGCGAGTTCACGAAGGAAGCCACGGGTTTTCTGGACGGCCATCGCCAGGAACATCCCGGCGAGCCGTGGTTCCTCTACCTCGCCTACACCGCGCCGCACTGGCCGCTGCATGCCCCGGAGGAAATCATCAGGAAGCACGAGGCGGCCTATCGCGATGGCTGGCAGCCGATCCGCGAGGCAAGACATCGCCACCAAATCGAACTCGGGCTGCTGCCCGCAGGCACCCCGTTGAGCCCGCCGGATGGAGCGGATTGGCAATCGCTGCCCGTTGAGAAGCGCGCGGAGATGTCCCACAAGATGGCCGTCTATGCCGCCATGATCGAAGTGCTGGATACCCAAGTTGGCGTGCTGTTAGACAACCTCGCCAAAGCCGGCGAGCTGGACAAGACCGTCATCGCCTTCCTCTCCGACAATGGCGCCTGCGCCGAAGGCGGCCTGCTCGGCCAAAACTTCCGCCCCGACCTCACCGGCGAGATCGGCACCGTGAATTCCTATCACAACTACGGACAGTCGTGGGCCAATGCCTCGAATACACCCTTCCGCCTCCACAAGTCTTTCACACACGAAGGTGGGATCCACACGCCCCTCCTCATCCGTTGGCCGAGCACGATCAAAGCCTGCTCGTCGAGTGACGCCGTCGGCCACGTGATCGACATCATGCCCACCTTCTGCGAGATCGCCGGAGCGAAGCCACCCGCTGGCATCGCGGGCAAGTCCCTCCTGCCCGTTTTGAAAGGTGGCACGGGCGAACCACGCACCCTCGGCTGGGAACACTTCGGCGCCGCAGCATGGCGCGATGGAAATTGGAAGCTCGTCCGCAAGGACAAGAAGTCGCCGTGGGAACTCTACGATTTAGCAAAGGACCCCTGCGAACTCAAGGATCTAACCGAATCCGAAAAGGACAAGGCCGCAGCGATGACCGCAGCTTGGGAGAAGTGGGCTAAGGAAGTGGGTGTCCGGTAA
- a CDS encoding helix-turn-helix domain-containing protein — protein MTRRAFISAALDDAGLSPEAFRVWCHMERRGDLWGSVRGIAEHCGIGHHKVREALAWLAANGWAIADKRKGQTTVYRACHPYMKDDGTPSKNGTGPLPKQERHPFQNRKTKVFPQKDTPTHAKTNFRKL, from the coding sequence GTGACGCGAAGGGCGTTCATCTCCGCCGCCTTGGATGATGCCGGGCTCTCGCCCGAAGCCTTCCGGGTGTGGTGCCACATGGAGCGCAGGGGCGACCTATGGGGCAGCGTCCGCGGCATCGCCGAACATTGCGGCATTGGTCATCACAAGGTCCGCGAGGCCCTTGCATGGCTCGCCGCAAATGGATGGGCGATTGCGGACAAGCGGAAGGGACAAACCACCGTCTATCGAGCCTGTCATCCCTACATGAAGGACGATGGAACCCCTTCCAAAAATGGAACGGGTCCCCTTCCAAAACAGGAACGACACCCCTTCCAAAATCGGAAGACAAAGGTATTCCCCCAGAAGGATACCCCCACACATGCAAAAACGAATTTCCGAAAATTATGA